Proteins from a single region of Dama dama isolate Ldn47 chromosome 14, ASM3311817v1, whole genome shotgun sequence:
- the FMOD gene encoding fibromodulin translates to MQWASILLLAGLCSLSRAQYDEDSHWWFQFLRNQQSTYDDPYDPYPYEPYEPYPYGGEEGPAYAYGSPPPPEPRDCPQECDCPPNFPTAMYCDNRNLKYLPFVPSRMKYVYFQNNQISSIQEGVFDNATGLLWIALHGNQITSDKVGKKVFSKLRHLERLYLDHNNLTRIPSPLPRSLRELHLDHNQISRVPNNALEGLENLTALYLHHNEIQEVGSSMRGLRSLILLDLSYNHLRKVPDGLPSALEQLYLEHNNVFSVPDSYFRGSPKLLYVRLSHNSLTNNGLASNTFNSSSLLELDLSYNQLQKIPPVSTNLENLYLQGNRINEFSISSFCTVVDVMNFSKLQVLRLDGNEIKRSAMPADAPLCLRLASLIEI, encoded by the exons TCTGCTCCCTCTCCCGGGCCCAGTATGACGAAGACTCTCACTGGTGGTTTCAATTCCTCCGCAACCAGCAATCCACCTATGACGATCCCTACGACCCTTACCCCTATGAGCCTTACGAGCCTTACCCCTACGGGGGAGAGGAAGGTCCAGCTTATGCCTACGGctctccacccccaccagagCCCCGAGACTGCCCCCAGGAGTGCGACTGTCCCCCCAACTTCCCCACAGCCATGTACTGCGACAACCGCAATCTCAAGTACCTGCCCTTTGTCCCCTCCCGCATGAAGTATGTCTACTTCCAGAACAACCAGATCTCTTCCATCCAGGAGGGTGTCTTCGACAATGCCACTGGGCTGCTCTGGATTGCTCTCCATGGCAACCAGATCACCAGTGATAAGGTGGGCAAGAAGGTTTTCTCCAAGCTGAGGCACCTGGAGAGGCTGTATCTGGACCACAACAACCTGACCCGGATACCCAGCCCACTGCCCCGATCCCTGAGAGAGCTCCATCTTGACCACAACCAGATCTCAAGGGTCCCCAACAACGCGCTGGAGGGGCTGGAGAACCTCACAGCCTTGTACCTTCATCACAATGAGATCCAGGAAGTGGGCAGTTCGATGAGAGGCCTCCGATCACTGATCTTGCTGGACCTGAGCTACAACCACCTGAGGAAGGTACCTGATGGACTGCCCTCAGCCCTTGAGCAGCTGTACCTGGAGCACAACAACGTCTTTTCAGTCCCCGACAGCTACTTCCGGGGCTCACCCAAGCTGCTGTATGTGCGGCTATCCCACAACAGCCTCACCAACAACGGCCTGGCCTCGAATACCTTCAATTCCAGCAGCCTCCTTGAGCTTGACCTCTCCTACAATCAGCTGCAGAAGATCCCCCCAGTCAGCACCAACCTGGAGAACCTCTACCTCCAAGGCAACAGGATCAATG AGTTCTCCATCAGCAGCTTCTGCACCGTGGTGGATGTCATGAACTTCTCCAAGCTGCAGGTGCTGCGCCTGGACGGCAACGAGATCAAGCGCAGCGCCATGCCCGCCGACGCGCCCCTCTGCCTGCGCCTGGCCAGCCTCATCGAGATCTGA